In Thermodesulfobacteriota bacterium, a genomic segment contains:
- a CDS encoding YkgJ family cysteine cluster protein, whose translation MNFANKLVALDRIYQIYDHFTKGLDLACKRYCADCCTRNVTLTTLEGYKIADFLKQRGKTDLYANIKTVLYKKRFSPEMTMNMLAELCRQGKDIPQEEIDVRWGECPLLTNNECPIYPVRPFGCRCFVSGTRCGETGYAEVDPFVLTVNSLFLQYIEHVDRDGYFGNLSDVLLFMRTDENGKLLEKGNLNYQQTRMIPNRPMKALFVPPEHKARIKPILSALKNRTAYLGL comes from the coding sequence ATGAATTTTGCCAACAAACTGGTTGCTCTGGATCGAATTTACCAGATTTATGATCATTTTACCAAAGGGCTTGACCTGGCATGTAAAAGATACTGTGCCGACTGCTGCACGCGTAATGTGACCCTGACCACCCTTGAAGGGTATAAAATTGCGGATTTTTTGAAGCAAAGGGGAAAAACGGATCTGTATGCCAACATTAAAACCGTTTTGTATAAAAAACGCTTTTCTCCCGAAATGACCATGAATATGCTGGCAGAACTGTGCCGTCAGGGAAAGGATATTCCTCAGGAGGAAATTGATGTCCGGTGGGGGGAATGTCCCCTTTTAACCAATAACGAATGTCCGATTTACCCGGTGAGGCCTTTTGGATGCCGGTGCTTTGTGTCAGGCACCCGTTGTGGGGAAACCGGTTATGCAGAAGTCGATCCCTTTGTTTTAACGGTTAATAGCCTATTTTTACAATACATCGAACACGTTGACCGGGACGGTTATTTTGGCAACCTGAGCGATGTTCTCCTGTTCATGAGAACTGATGAAAACGGCAAATTGCTCGAAAAAGGAAATTTAAATTATCAACAGACGCGGATGATACCCAACCGGCCGATGAAAGCCCTATTCGTCCCACCTGAACACAAAGCCAGGATAAAGCCGATCTTAAGCGCACTTAAAAACAGAACGGCATATTTGGGGTTGTAA